The proteins below are encoded in one region of Nitrosomonas ureae:
- a CDS encoding autotransporter assembly complex protein TamA — MQSSAKDSAVIILSAPSSIKKFLVKYLRFPSEPFADAAAEEIFLYRAQKEIRDLLVTEGYFSPSISVLQQVRDDVAIPEIKIDPGVLTRVGNVLITFQGEVAREDGKYQGRIEQLRATWPLKAGLPFRSSEWEKAKAALLSDVTQEEFAAAHIVSSKATVNPDNARADLSIIIDSGPVFYLGEIQITGLERFDSALITNLAPFKTGDVYRRDVLHLYQITLQKGPQFSSVSVSVTPDVAQHRSVPVQVMLTEALSQRFAFGAGYSSNNGARGEINYRNHDFLDRAWNLTSMLRLEQKRQTFFAGIDTLPDQNNVNYSLGASLQMTDIENLKTIEEKVGITRNYQTQKIQMHLGLNWHHESKKPAGAINQINEALVLDWRWRRQVVDDPINIRRGDVTELRIGGGSQMFLSDQDFLRTYARHQTWWPVGSQDVFFLRAEIGYTFAASRFGIPQEYLFRAGGIHSLRGYDFKGIGVQEGNAVVGGLVMVTGTAEYTHWLTQQWGVAAFADIGGAEDRWQRIHPFLGYGAGIRWRSPAGPIALDLARGHETGSLRVHFSMAVAF, encoded by the coding sequence GTGCAGAGCTCGGCCAAAGATTCGGCAGTAATTATCTTATCGGCACCTAGCAGCATTAAAAAATTTCTTGTTAAATACCTTAGGTTTCCATCAGAACCGTTTGCTGATGCTGCTGCTGAAGAAATCTTCTTGTATCGCGCACAAAAAGAAATCCGCGATTTATTGGTCACCGAGGGTTATTTTTCCCCATCGATTTCAGTGTTGCAGCAAGTTCGGGATGATGTTGCCATACCCGAGATCAAAATTGATCCCGGCGTATTGACGCGTGTCGGTAATGTTTTGATTACATTTCAAGGTGAAGTTGCTCGTGAAGATGGCAAATATCAGGGGCGCATCGAACAGCTCCGTGCTACGTGGCCGTTGAAAGCAGGTTTACCCTTTCGCTCTTCCGAATGGGAAAAAGCAAAAGCGGCGTTGTTATCCGATGTAACCCAAGAAGAATTTGCTGCGGCGCATATTGTGAGCAGTAAAGCCACTGTTAATCCTGATAATGCGCGTGCTGATCTTTCTATCATCATTGATTCCGGGCCTGTTTTTTATTTGGGTGAAATACAAATCACCGGATTGGAACGATTTGATTCCGCATTGATCACTAACCTGGCTCCCTTTAAGACGGGTGATGTTTACCGACGGGATGTATTGCATCTTTATCAAATCACGCTGCAGAAAGGTCCGCAATTTAGCTCCGTTTCAGTCAGTGTTACGCCGGATGTCGCGCAGCATCGATCCGTTCCCGTCCAAGTAATGCTGACAGAAGCGCTATCGCAGCGTTTTGCCTTTGGCGCCGGCTACAGTTCAAATAATGGCGCTCGGGGCGAGATCAATTACCGCAATCATGATTTCTTGGATCGCGCCTGGAATTTAACCAGTATGCTGCGCCTGGAACAAAAGCGCCAAACTTTTTTTGCCGGCATTGATACTTTGCCAGATCAGAACAATGTAAATTATTCATTGGGCGCCAGCCTACAAATGACTGATATCGAGAATTTGAAAACGATTGAAGAAAAAGTCGGTATAACACGAAATTACCAAACCCAAAAAATTCAAATGCATTTGGGTCTGAATTGGCATCATGAAAGCAAGAAACCTGCCGGTGCGATTAACCAGATTAATGAGGCACTTGTCCTCGATTGGCGCTGGAGGCGTCAAGTTGTTGATGATCCAATTAATATTCGGCGTGGTGACGTGACAGAGCTGCGTATCGGCGGCGGCAGTCAGATGTTTTTGTCGGATCAGGATTTTCTTCGTACTTATGCGCGACATCAGACTTGGTGGCCCGTCGGCTCTCAGGATGTCTTTTTTTTGCGCGCGGAGATTGGCTATACGTTTGCCGCCTCGCGCTTCGGTATTCCGCAGGAATATCTATTTCGCGCCGGTGGCATTCACTCGCTGCGCGGATATGATTTTAAAGGCATTGGCGTACAAGAGGGCAATGCAGTCGTGGGCGGACTCGTCATGGTAACAGGCACTGCTGAATACACGCATTGGTTAACGCAGCAATGGGGCGTTGCCGCTTTTGCCGATATTGGCGGTGCCGAGGATCGCTGGCAAAGAATTCACCCTTTTTTAGGTTATGGCGCCGGTATCCGCTGGCGCAGTCCGGCGGGACCGATCGCGCTTGACTTGGCCCGGGGGCACGAAACCGGTTCACTACGCGTGCATTTTTCAATGGCTGTGGCATTTTGA
- a CDS encoding NAD-dependent epimerase/dehydratase family protein: protein MILVTGGVGFLGTHLVSQLLDEGQLVRVLERPGAGVDHLPLNQIELISADIRDEHAVKKATRDCEYVYHLAADPNLWRRDRREFDSINRLGTLHVMRAALENGAKRILYTSTESILTSRNPKGDAVETLRLKAGDMVGPYCLSKFLAEEEVFKMVSEGAPIVVVSPTLPVGPGDRLKTPPTRLSLAFCRGELPAFLDCQFNLIDARDVAAGMIAAMKKGRTGIRYLLGAENLLLSDWLSILSKETGQPLPRWRVPYLVALLAAGISEAWADHVSGEMPLATITGVRLTRRSMFFDPSVSLNELGLQPRPIKTAAQDAIAWYRLQGWL, encoded by the coding sequence TTGATTTTAGTCACGGGTGGTGTTGGTTTTCTGGGTACGCATTTAGTCTCTCAATTACTTGATGAGGGTCAATTAGTTCGTGTCCTGGAGCGGCCGGGAGCTGGCGTCGATCATTTGCCGCTGAATCAGATCGAACTGATCAGTGCTGATATTCGTGATGAGCACGCGGTTAAGAAAGCTACGCGTGATTGTGAGTATGTCTATCATTTGGCGGCAGATCCTAATCTCTGGCGCCGTGACCGGCGGGAATTCGATAGTATTAATCGTCTTGGCACGCTTCACGTTATGCGGGCTGCGCTTGAGAATGGCGCCAAACGAATATTGTATACCAGTACCGAAAGCATTTTGACATCCCGTAACCCCAAGGGAGATGCGGTTGAAACACTTCGCCTCAAAGCAGGGGATATGGTTGGTCCGTATTGTCTGAGCAAGTTTCTTGCCGAAGAAGAAGTTTTTAAGATGGTGTCAGAAGGTGCTCCCATTGTTGTGGTCAGCCCCACCTTACCGGTGGGACCCGGAGATCGGCTGAAAACACCACCGACACGATTATCGTTAGCGTTTTGCAGGGGAGAGCTGCCAGCCTTTCTGGATTGCCAATTTAATCTTATTGATGCCAGAGATGTGGCGGCTGGCATGATTGCGGCGATGAAGAAAGGGAGAACGGGAATTCGTTATTTGCTGGGAGCGGAGAATCTCTTGCTTTCAGATTGGTTAAGCATTTTAAGCAAGGAAACGGGTCAACCCTTGCCGCGTTGGCGAGTTCCTTACCTGGTTGCCCTGCTTGCAGCAGGGATCAGTGAAGCATGGGCAGACCATGTCAGCGGAGAAATGCCGCTCGCCACGATAACCGGGGTACGTTTGACTCGCCGCAGTATGTTTTTTGATCCATCTGTCAGCTTGAATGAACTCGGGTTACAACCACGTCCAATAAAAACAGCCGCTCAGGATGCCATAGCCTGGTATCGATTACAGGGCTGGCTCTAG
- a CDS encoding ketopantoate reductase family protein — protein sequence MPNLINKPIHILGIGGIGAVLGWVLAQQGYVVILVDSDRSKITEGAKHGVTVVALGTQIVPFVLFDDWVPPKEGFILLCTKTYDNAQVLARLSNDAFLIPVQNGFDPDLDQRNHACEGIASFVSECQRDRPITRITRPGSLHIGARRPISDGEHVEIMSLALVLGKAKLFPVELVKDIRPYKATKLMYNAAISPLAAAAGVDNGELLSDQLAKLLFFTLLQENYAILQNAKIPLARIGPFHPDTVSLILRTPWLPAMMAVFFRPSLRGTYCSMAPDIHVDDARTEIDAYTGHLIRLAGEFPCPLNRSVFALINKITSEGLKPKYQHLQNLADHWAKRIAS from the coding sequence ATGCCTAATTTAATCAACAAACCAATTCATATCCTAGGGATTGGCGGTATTGGCGCAGTACTTGGCTGGGTACTGGCACAGCAAGGTTATGTCGTGATTCTGGTGGACAGTGATCGCAGTAAGATAACTGAAGGTGCAAAGCACGGTGTAACGGTGGTTGCATTGGGGACACAAATTGTTCCATTCGTTCTTTTTGATGATTGGGTACCCCCGAAAGAAGGATTTATTTTGCTTTGCACCAAAACCTACGACAATGCCCAAGTACTGGCTCGTTTGTCAAATGATGCTTTTCTGATTCCAGTACAAAATGGTTTTGATCCCGATCTTGATCAACGCAACCATGCGTGTGAAGGTATTGCTTCTTTTGTTTCGGAGTGTCAGCGTGATCGTCCGATAACCAGAATTACCCGGCCGGGTAGCCTGCACATTGGGGCGCGCCGGCCCATTTCTGATGGCGAGCATGTTGAGATCATGTCATTGGCTCTGGTTTTGGGAAAGGCCAAGTTATTTCCTGTGGAACTTGTTAAGGACATACGACCTTATAAGGCAACAAAGCTTATGTACAATGCCGCCATATCACCGCTTGCGGCTGCGGCTGGCGTGGATAATGGAGAATTGTTAAGCGATCAACTGGCTAAACTGCTTTTTTTTACATTACTGCAAGAGAATTATGCGATTCTTCAAAATGCTAAAATACCACTCGCTCGTATTGGTCCTTTTCATCCGGATACCGTGTCTTTAATTTTGCGCACGCCCTGGTTGCCGGCGATGATGGCTGTATTCTTTCGTCCATCACTACGTGGTACCTATTGTTCCATGGCGCCCGATATTCATGTCGATGACGCACGTACTGAAATCGATGCGTATACTGGCCACCTGATCCGGCTTGCCGGAGAGTTTCCTTGTCCCTTGAACCGTTCCGTGTTTGCCCTCATTAATAAGATAACTTCTGAAGGTTTGAAACCAAAGTATCAACATTTGCAGAATTTGGCAGATCATTGGGCCAAAAGGATTGCGTCTTGA
- a CDS encoding WD40/YVTN/BNR-like repeat-containing protein: MQNNIRWQIAAMIACFLILGFMGIATYTHSPHDQVRGLGISPNFANDKTLFIAAEGEQTSTNYEDILRSTDGGATWIKLPRGMDNRSDFSAIRVSPNFSNDNTVFATTLGDGVYQSLNRGNSWQLFNTGLANKYIQGNLVIAKTGSKDYELFLVPGHGELYRRSSSETSWTELLSSAAGVNIVAVSPDFALNTTIMTASRDGNLQISIDGGNIWINKGNPAGATAYDIAIAPGPTREIFLATSNGVFYSNNLGSTFINRSTNLPVETINNIAVSPNYLIDGTVFCTTKTKAVYKSTNRGNNWVLHDSGAVITGQTNALNEFSELQISNTFSTDQTVFLSAFDGLFISKNGGITWIERQTRENLITSLALSPHFMNDQRIIAAVYNSEGGFYTSGDKGATWSLSSTGWPNSLGLPLSGVDVDFVQNYAGLPLAVATNIGRKIGFSSNFGESWNVFTVPEFPHISTLVYINVFALSPAFDQDQEIYAGTRQHGILHTTDGGINWRIVPDFPLSPHVTSLSVSPNYANDETAFAANRSGQVWRTDNGGESWSRIGSDSIVINGSQSYMWIAISPGFSTDRLILVGTNNGIYRSGDGGNSWQPLRHAKIGPSKVIHQIEFSPSFNEDRTVFVTVRGKGLYRLSLDNVGWVRSVQNVGASLLSKNIQFVEFRMSPDFKQDSTLIGASRNKLYISIDGGLIWMLTGSSPAP; this comes from the coding sequence ATGCAAAATAACATAAGGTGGCAGATTGCCGCAATGATTGCATGTTTCTTAATACTGGGCTTCATGGGTATTGCTACTTATACGCATAGCCCACATGATCAAGTGCGCGGACTCGGTATTTCACCAAATTTTGCGAATGACAAAACACTTTTTATAGCTGCTGAAGGTGAGCAAACTAGCACTAACTACGAGGATATTCTGAGATCAACTGACGGCGGTGCGACTTGGATCAAGCTTCCAAGAGGTATGGATAATCGTTCCGATTTTTCGGCTATTCGCGTCTCACCCAATTTTAGCAACGATAATACCGTATTTGCTACAACCCTTGGCGATGGTGTTTATCAATCACTAAATCGAGGTAATTCCTGGCAGCTTTTTAATACCGGCTTAGCGAATAAGTATATACAGGGTAATTTAGTGATCGCTAAAACGGGGAGCAAAGATTATGAGCTTTTCCTGGTTCCCGGTCACGGTGAGCTTTATCGGCGTTCTAGCAGCGAAACCAGCTGGACTGAATTGCTCAGCTCAGCAGCAGGCGTGAATATCGTCGCAGTATCGCCTGATTTTGCGCTCAACACTACCATAATGACTGCAAGTAGGGATGGAAATCTGCAAATATCCATAGATGGTGGAAATATTTGGATCAACAAAGGAAATCCAGCAGGAGCAACAGCTTACGATATAGCCATTGCCCCAGGGCCTACTAGAGAAATATTTCTGGCTACCAGCAATGGAGTTTTTTACAGTAATAATCTTGGAAGTACATTCATAAACAGATCAACTAATCTACCAGTAGAAACTATCAATAACATAGCTGTTTCACCTAATTATCTTATTGATGGCACAGTATTCTGTACCACTAAAACAAAAGCCGTATATAAATCAACGAACCGTGGAAACAACTGGGTGCTTCATGATTCAGGGGCCGTAATTACCGGTCAAACAAACGCACTAAATGAATTCAGTGAACTGCAGATATCCAACACATTCTCGACTGATCAAACCGTTTTTCTTTCTGCATTTGATGGGTTGTTTATTTCAAAAAATGGAGGCATCACGTGGATTGAAAGGCAAACCCGGGAAAATCTGATCACAAGCTTGGCTTTGTCTCCCCATTTTATGAATGATCAAAGAATTATTGCAGCAGTTTATAACAGTGAAGGTGGTTTTTACACTTCCGGTGATAAGGGTGCCACATGGTCTCTAAGTTCAACAGGTTGGCCAAACTCACTCGGCCTGCCGCTGAGTGGTGTTGATGTCGATTTTGTCCAGAACTATGCAGGCCTCCCACTGGCTGTTGCAACAAATATTGGGAGAAAGATAGGGTTCTCCAGTAATTTCGGAGAAAGCTGGAACGTATTTACTGTGCCAGAATTTCCTCACATAAGCACACTGGTTTATATCAACGTATTCGCGCTATCTCCAGCTTTTGATCAGGATCAGGAAATTTATGCTGGGACAAGACAGCATGGAATTCTCCACACAACTGATGGCGGCATCAACTGGCGTATAGTGCCAGATTTTCCACTTTCACCTCATGTCACAAGCCTGTCTGTCTCACCCAATTATGCCAATGATGAAACAGCTTTTGCAGCTAACCGCTCGGGGCAAGTCTGGCGTACGGACAATGGAGGCGAGAGCTGGTCACGCATCGGATCAGATTCTATTGTAATCAATGGCTCGCAGAGCTACATGTGGATTGCAATTTCTCCTGGTTTTTCCACCGACCGCTTAATACTCGTGGGCACAAACAATGGCATTTATCGCTCAGGTGATGGCGGCAACAGTTGGCAACCATTGCGCCACGCTAAGATCGGGCCATCAAAAGTGATTCACCAAATTGAGTTCTCTCCCTCTTTCAACGAAGACCGAACTGTTTTTGTTACGGTTCGTGGCAAAGGGTTGTATCGTTTGTCGCTGGATAATGTAGGATGGGTAAGATCAGTACAAAACGTTGGAGCTTCGCTTCTTAGCAAAAATATTCAATTTGTTGAATTCCGAATGTCTCCCGATTTTAAACAAGATAGTACACTTATTGGCGCATCAAGAAATAAGCTATATATATCGATAGACGGTGGTTTGATTTGGATGTTAACTGGATCATCACCCGCACCATAA
- the galU gene encoding UTP--glucose-1-phosphate uridylyltransferase GalU has translation MKAIRKPVFPVAGLGTRFLPATKANPKEMLPIVDKPLIQFAAEEAVAAGIDVLIFIIGRNKSSIPDHFDKAFELEAKLEEGRKQEMLNVVRNILPSRIDCVYIRQAEALGLGHAVLCAQSVVGDEPFAVLLADDLINANEQCCLSQMTDIYNQNHCSILGIERVPHETVNRYGIIDSMPISDKLSKVNAIVEKPAVDQAPSNLAVVGRYILTPRIFKLLEQTERGAGNEIQLTDGIAKLLKEESVLGYEFQGKRFDCGSKSGYLQATVEFALQHPELKEEFKTYLTDLTKEYS, from the coding sequence ATGAAAGCAATCAGAAAACCTGTATTTCCTGTTGCCGGATTAGGAACCCGTTTTTTACCGGCAACCAAAGCGAATCCCAAGGAAATGCTCCCTATCGTTGATAAGCCATTAATTCAGTTTGCCGCAGAAGAAGCGGTTGCTGCAGGTATCGATGTGCTAATTTTCATTATTGGTCGTAACAAGAGTTCAATACCGGATCATTTTGACAAAGCTTTTGAATTAGAAGCTAAGCTGGAAGAAGGCAGAAAGCAGGAAATGCTTAATGTAGTGCGCAACATTCTGCCATCGCGTATTGATTGTGTTTATATCCGCCAAGCAGAAGCATTGGGACTGGGGCACGCTGTTTTATGTGCGCAATCTGTAGTCGGTGATGAACCTTTTGCGGTATTGCTGGCAGATGATTTGATCAATGCGAATGAGCAATGCTGTTTGAGTCAAATGACCGATATCTATAATCAGAATCATTGTTCAATTTTAGGCATTGAACGGGTACCGCACGAAACGGTTAACCGCTACGGCATAATCGATAGCATGCCAATTTCAGATAAATTGTCCAAAGTTAATGCCATTGTTGAGAAACCAGCGGTTGATCAAGCGCCTTCCAATCTTGCAGTTGTCGGACGTTATATTCTGACGCCACGAATTTTTAAACTTCTGGAGCAAACCGAGCGCGGCGCGGGTAATGAAATCCAACTTACGGATGGCATTGCAAAGCTGCTAAAAGAAGAATCTGTACTAGGTTATGAATTTCAAGGCAAGCGCTTTGATTGTGGTAGTAAGTCAGGTTATCTTCAAGCAACGGTAGAGTTCGCATTACAACACCCTGAGCTTAAGGAGGAATTTAAAACATATTTGACTGATTTAACAAAAGAATATTCCTGA
- the galE gene encoding UDP-glucose 4-epimerase GalE: MILVTGGAGYIGTHTCVELLNAGFDVTVFDNFCNSKPEALARVAQITGRKPELISGDCRDRVALVAAIKQSKASAVIHFAGLKAVGESVAHPLSYYDNNVVGTLRLLEAMQESNVKILVFSSSATVYGDLVKLPLTEDHPLAPTNPYGRSKLMIEDILRDYQHSDHSFRIGILRYFNPVGAHPSGLIGEDPQGIPNNLMPFVAQVAVGRRDTLSIWGNDYPTVDGTGVRDYIHVVDLAHGHLKALEALGVSQSEQKNNQYSDCLTVNLGTGRGYSVLEVVRAYEQASGRSIPYRIAPRRSGDIASCYANPDRAYALLGWQAKLGLDEMCANSWHWQNSNPHGY, encoded by the coding sequence ATGATTCTTGTCACTGGTGGTGCCGGGTATATCGGAACGCATACATGTGTTGAGCTGCTGAATGCCGGTTTTGATGTAACCGTGTTTGATAATTTTTGTAACAGTAAACCCGAGGCATTGGCGCGTGTAGCACAAATTACCGGTAGAAAACCGGAATTAATTTCTGGCGACTGTCGTGATCGAGTTGCTTTAGTGGCCGCAATCAAGCAAAGCAAAGCTAGTGCAGTTATACATTTTGCTGGTCTTAAAGCTGTTGGGGAATCTGTCGCTCACCCCCTTTCATATTATGATAATAACGTAGTCGGTACATTACGCTTATTGGAAGCAATGCAGGAAAGCAACGTCAAAATCCTGGTCTTTAGTTCTTCTGCGACAGTTTACGGTGATCTGGTTAAGTTACCATTGACGGAAGATCATCCCCTAGCTCCTACCAATCCCTATGGGCGCAGTAAGTTGATGATTGAAGATATATTGCGTGATTATCAGCACAGCGATCACTCATTTCGAATCGGCATATTGCGGTACTTTAATCCAGTGGGTGCGCATCCAAGCGGTTTAATTGGCGAAGACCCGCAGGGAATACCGAATAATTTGATGCCTTTTGTGGCCCAGGTTGCTGTAGGTCGTAGAGATACACTGAGCATATGGGGTAACGATTATCCTACTGTCGATGGTACAGGTGTACGTGATTATATCCATGTCGTTGATTTGGCGCATGGCCATCTCAAAGCATTGGAAGCACTGGGCGTTTCACAAAGTGAACAAAAAAATAATCAATATTCGGACTGTTTAACCGTAAATCTGGGCACCGGTCGAGGATACAGTGTGTTAGAAGTTGTGCGCGCTTATGAACAGGCAAGCGGACGGTCTATTCCTTATCGAATTGCACCGCGACGTTCAGGTGATATTGCTTCTTGTTATGCGAATCCAGATCGTGCTTATGCGTTACTTGGCTGGCAAGCAAAACTTGGATTAGATGAAATGTGCGCTAATAGCTGGCACTGGCAGAACAGTAATCCCCATGGCTATTAA
- a CDS encoding DHH family phosphoesterase — MNRFYVFNGDADGVCALHQLRLADPAVANLITGVKRDIKLLDRVEANRGDLLTVLDISLDSNRKGLMRLLDEGVKVEYFDHHHAGEIPQHPNLTAYIDLSADVCTSLLVDRHLKGKFHLWAITAAFGDNLVQKARQLGIAAQLTETEIDHLAHLGEYLNYNGYGDNLPDLHFHPAALYEEIKPYISPFDFIAESIAFRKLSAGYQDDTSRADSLQPLTTDERYAAYLLPDAPWARRVSGIFANKLANAHPQRAHAVITPNHSGAYTVSVRSSLTNPNGADVLCLQFDTGGGRKAAAGINHLPTGSLESFIASFKQHFCS, encoded by the coding sequence ATGAATCGTTTTTATGTATTTAATGGTGACGCGGATGGCGTATGCGCATTACATCAACTCAGACTTGCGGACCCAGCAGTCGCGAATCTGATAACCGGTGTTAAGCGGGATATCAAGCTGCTGGATCGGGTGGAAGCAAATCGCGGCGATCTTTTAACCGTGCTCGATATTTCTCTGGATAGTAATCGCAAAGGATTGATGCGGTTACTGGACGAGGGGGTTAAGGTTGAATATTTTGATCATCATCATGCGGGAGAAATACCCCAGCACCCTAACTTGACTGCATATATCGATTTGTCCGCTGATGTCTGTACCAGCCTCCTGGTTGATCGGCACCTGAAAGGGAAATTTCATTTGTGGGCGATTACTGCCGCTTTTGGCGATAATCTTGTGCAAAAAGCTCGTCAACTAGGAATTGCCGCACAATTAACAGAAACTGAAATAGATCACCTTGCACACCTGGGTGAATATCTAAACTACAATGGCTACGGGGATAATTTGCCTGATCTGCACTTTCATCCCGCTGCACTTTACGAAGAAATCAAACCTTATATTAGCCCATTTGATTTCATCGCCGAGTCGATTGCTTTTAGGAAGCTTTCTGCAGGATATCAGGATGATACGAGCCGGGCAGATTCATTGCAACCTCTGACAACCGATGAACGATATGCGGCATATTTATTACCCGATGCGCCTTGGGCAAGACGTGTCAGTGGTATTTTTGCCAATAAATTGGCAAACGCGCATCCACAACGTGCACATGCCGTAATAACGCCTAATCATTCAGGTGCTTATACTGTAAGTGTGCGATCCTCCCTCACAAATCCAAATGGTGCCGATGTATTGTGTTTGCAATTTGATACAGGAGGAGGACGAAAAGCCGCAGCAGGTATCAACCACTTACCGACAGGTTCATTGGAAAGTTTTATAGCCAGCTTTAAACAGCACTTTTGCAGTTAA
- the cysN gene encoding sulfate adenylyltransferase subunit CysN: MAHVSDLIAEDIELYLKTHENKSMLRFITCGSVDDGKSTLIGRMLYESKMLFEDQLAQLEVDSKKVGTQAGELDFALLVDGLAAEREQGITIDVAYRFFSTDKRKFIVADTPGHEQYTRNMVTGASTADVAVILIDARKGVLTQTRRHSYLVSLIGIQHVVLAINKLDMVGYSEEIFHRINSEYREFAKELGLNNIVTIPMSALKGDNITALSENTPWYHGETLMGFLENVQVDDTNVESGVFRMPVQWVNRPNLDFRGYSGMVARGSVKPGDLIRVLPSGRESRVTRIVTSDGDLTQAISGQSITLTLADEIDISRGDILAATDSLPGVADQFEATIVWMVDEPMLPGRPYLMKIGTKTVTANVSVLKYKVNVNTLEHIAVTKLELNEIGICNLSTDQLIAFDPYKEDHDIGGFILIDRLTNNTVGAGMLHFALRRSQNIHWQAININKQAHAATKRQKPFILWFTGLSGSGKSTIANLVEKKLYSLGKHTYLLDGDNVRHGLNKDLGFTDADRVENIRRIAEVAKLMVDAGQIVLVSFISPFHSERRMARELVEQGEFFEVFIDTPIHVAEERDPKGLYKKMRRGELKNFTGIDSPYEAPENPEIHINTTKLTPEQAVEHIVNYLMHIGALS, encoded by the coding sequence ATGGCACACGTATCTGATTTAATTGCCGAAGATATCGAGTTGTATTTAAAAACGCATGAGAACAAAAGCATGCTTCGGTTCATCACTTGCGGTAGCGTTGATGATGGGAAAAGCACCTTAATTGGACGCATGTTATATGAATCCAAGATGCTATTTGAAGATCAATTGGCTCAATTAGAGGTAGATTCCAAGAAAGTCGGTACCCAGGCCGGTGAGCTGGATTTCGCATTACTGGTCGACGGACTTGCTGCGGAGCGCGAGCAAGGGATAACCATTGATGTCGCTTATCGTTTCTTTTCCACCGACAAGCGCAAGTTTATCGTCGCGGATACGCCGGGTCATGAGCAGTATACCCGCAATATGGTCACAGGAGCCTCAACAGCGGACGTAGCAGTAATTCTTATAGATGCGCGCAAAGGCGTACTGACGCAGACGCGACGCCATAGTTATCTGGTTTCATTAATTGGAATCCAACATGTGGTGCTTGCAATCAACAAGCTGGACATGGTGGGATACTCAGAAGAAATTTTTCATCGAATCAATAGCGAATATCGTGAATTTGCAAAAGAATTGGGGCTGAATAATATTGTAACTATCCCGATGTCAGCCCTCAAAGGCGATAATATTACTGCACTGAGCGAAAACACGCCTTGGTATCACGGTGAAACATTGATGGGATTTCTGGAAAATGTGCAAGTTGATGATACGAATGTGGAATCCGGAGTGTTTCGCATGCCGGTACAATGGGTCAATCGCCCCAATCTGGATTTTCGCGGCTACTCCGGTATGGTTGCACGTGGCAGCGTCAAGCCAGGTGATCTTATTCGTGTTTTACCTTCTGGCAGAGAAAGCCGCGTAACTCGCATTGTGACCAGTGATGGCGATTTAACACAAGCAATTTCGGGGCAATCCATTACATTGACGTTGGCTGATGAAATCGATATTAGCCGGGGGGATATTTTAGCCGCTACCGATTCTTTGCCTGGTGTAGCAGATCAATTTGAAGCTACGATTGTGTGGATGGTTGATGAACCAATGCTTCCCGGTCGACCCTATTTGATGAAAATTGGGACAAAAACTGTTACTGCGAATGTTTCGGTACTGAAATATAAGGTAAATGTCAATACACTCGAACATATCGCTGTTACCAAACTGGAACTTAATGAAATCGGTATTTGCAATCTCAGTACTGATCAGTTGATCGCTTTCGACCCGTATAAAGAAGATCATGATATCGGCGGCTTCATTCTCATTGATCGCCTAACTAATAATACAGTAGGTGCCGGCATGCTGCATTTTGCCTTGCGCCGGTCGCAGAATATTCACTGGCAAGCGATTAATATCAATAAGCAAGCGCATGCTGCCACAAAAAGACAGAAGCCATTTATTCTTTGGTTTACTGGTCTGTCCGGCAGCGGTAAATCAACCATTGCCAATTTGGTCGAGAAAAAACTCTATTCTCTTGGTAAGCATACCTATCTGTTGGATGGAGACAATGTACGCCATGGGCTTAATAAAGACCTTGGTTTTACCGATGCAGACCGGGTTGAAAATATCCGTCGCATCGCTGAGGTTGCTAAATTGATGGTCGATGCAGGGCAGATTGTATTGGTGTCATTCATTTCACCTTTCCATTCTGAACGTAGAATGGCCAGAGAATTGGTAGAGCAAGGTGAATTCTTTGAAGTATTTATTGATACACCCATCCATGTCGCAGAAGAGCGAGATCCCAAAGGATTGTACAAGAAAATGCGCCGGGGTGAATTGAAAAACTTCACCGGAATTGATTCACCTTACGAAGCGCCAGAGAATCCGGAAATTCATATTAATACAACGAAGCTTACTCCTGAACAGGCTGTTGAACACATTGTCAATTATCTGATGCATATAGGTGCATTAAGTTAA